The Marinobacter sp. ANT_B65 genome has a segment encoding these proteins:
- a CDS encoding diacylglycerol/lipid kinase family protein, translated as MTYWLVANPGAGDCQKGREFWLEKLENAGISDPECCDFGGKAWEAQVQPGDVVMVAGGDGSVNSGARLCLERNATLAVLPSGTANDFARNLDLPEEPASVCELVRRGDTQMVDVAEFGDGLFLNVAHIGLGTLPVRESQGTTKKLFGRFSYGFELLRRVNAKRGFHAEITCDQACLSGRWLSIAVSSGAFFGGGNEIPQARADDGLLNIIAVKPRPLLQLLLTFLMVRFSGKSPKRTSTVVQLKGRRCDILTSRPKTVTVDGDEAGNTPLHVECHKHCLRVIGSTIVGTGESATRQSELR; from the coding sequence ATGACCTATTGGCTGGTTGCAAACCCAGGTGCAGGCGATTGCCAGAAGGGCCGGGAGTTCTGGCTTGAAAAACTGGAAAATGCCGGCATCAGTGATCCCGAGTGTTGTGATTTCGGGGGAAAGGCGTGGGAGGCGCAGGTACAGCCGGGTGATGTTGTCATGGTTGCCGGCGGCGACGGTTCGGTCAACTCCGGTGCTCGTTTATGCCTTGAACGCAATGCAACACTGGCTGTATTGCCATCGGGTACTGCAAATGACTTCGCCCGTAACCTCGATTTACCGGAAGAGCCCGCGTCTGTGTGCGAACTGGTCCGGCGAGGTGATACGCAGATGGTCGATGTAGCTGAGTTTGGCGACGGGTTATTCCTGAACGTCGCTCATATTGGCCTGGGAACACTTCCGGTCAGGGAGTCCCAGGGCACCACTAAAAAGTTGTTTGGCCGTTTCAGTTATGGCTTTGAGTTACTGCGCCGGGTAAATGCCAAACGGGGCTTTCATGCTGAAATCACATGTGATCAGGCATGTCTGAGCGGTCGCTGGTTATCCATAGCGGTGTCCAGTGGCGCTTTTTTTGGCGGTGGTAACGAGATTCCGCAAGCCAGGGCAGATGATGGGCTTCTGAATATCATTGCCGTAAAACCCCGGCCTTTGCTGCAACTGCTTCTTACATTTCTTATGGTTCGGTTTAGTGGTAAATCCCCGAAGCGTACCAGTACTGTTGTGCAGTTGAAGGGGAGACGCTGCGATATTCTGACATCCAGGCCCAAGACTGTAACCGTGGACGGTGACGAGGCGGGTAATACACCTTTGCACGTAGAGTGTCATAAACACTGCCTGCGTGTTATCGGCTCAACAATAGTTGGTACCGGCGAGTCTGCAACCCGGCAGTCAGAGCTCAGGTAA
- a CDS encoding GMC family oxidoreductase, whose amino-acid sequence MPDNNKTAGPFEFDYIVAGAGTAGCLLANRLSANPENRVLLIEAGGRDNYHWIHIPVGYLYCIDNPRTDWCFRTEPAPGLNNRSLIYPRGKTLGGCSSINGMLYIRGQARDYDRWAEITGDDAWSWNNCLPDFMRHEDHYGLDDGDHTDSSHEQFHGHGGEWRVERQRLKWQVLEDFAAAAVQAGVPRTKDFNRGNNEGVDYFEVNQRAGWRWNTSKAFLRHASKRPNLTVWHSTQVLRLEMNTDGEQPRCTGVRVAAASSGSETLALASREVILSAGSIGSPQLLQLSGIGPSDLLKEMNIPIVADLPGVGENLQDHLQIRSVYKVSNALTLNTMANSLTGKARIGLEYLLKRSGPMSMAPSQLCAFTRSSEEYDYANIQYHIQPLSLDAFGQPLHSFPAITASVCNLNPTSRGTVRIRSSNPFEAPAIAPNYLSTAEDRKVAADSLRVTRRIAGQPAFAKYQPEEYKPGTQYQTDEELSRLAGDIGTTIFHPVGTTRMGRADDAMAVVDSHLRVRGVKGLRVADAGVMPVITSGNTNSPTLMIAEKAAGWILSGDQAV is encoded by the coding sequence TTGCCCGACAACAACAAAACAGCGGGTCCGTTTGAGTTTGACTATATAGTGGCCGGAGCCGGAACAGCCGGCTGCCTGCTTGCCAATCGCCTGAGCGCCAACCCTGAAAACAGGGTTCTGCTGATAGAAGCCGGTGGGCGTGACAACTATCACTGGATTCATATCCCGGTGGGTTATCTCTACTGTATCGATAATCCACGCACGGACTGGTGTTTCCGCACAGAGCCGGCGCCTGGGCTCAACAACCGGTCACTGATATACCCTCGCGGCAAGACCCTTGGCGGCTGCTCCAGCATCAACGGCATGCTGTATATCCGTGGTCAGGCAAGGGATTATGACCGATGGGCGGAGATAACCGGCGACGACGCCTGGAGCTGGAACAATTGCCTGCCGGACTTCATGCGCCATGAGGATCATTATGGCCTGGATGATGGAGACCATACAGATAGCTCCCATGAACAATTCCACGGCCATGGGGGAGAATGGCGGGTGGAGCGCCAGCGCCTGAAATGGCAGGTTCTTGAAGACTTTGCGGCGGCAGCGGTTCAGGCAGGCGTGCCACGCACAAAAGACTTCAACCGTGGCAACAATGAAGGTGTGGATTATTTTGAGGTAAACCAACGTGCTGGCTGGCGCTGGAATACCTCCAAGGCTTTTTTGCGGCACGCCTCGAAAAGGCCCAACCTCACTGTCTGGCATTCCACACAGGTTTTACGGCTGGAAATGAACACAGATGGAGAGCAGCCAAGGTGCACAGGAGTGCGCGTGGCTGCTGCCAGTTCAGGTAGTGAAACACTCGCACTGGCCAGCCGCGAAGTCATTCTCTCCGCCGGTTCGATCGGTTCGCCCCAGCTTCTGCAACTATCCGGAATCGGGCCATCAGATCTGCTTAAGGAGATGAATATTCCAATAGTTGCAGACTTGCCAGGCGTAGGTGAAAACCTGCAGGATCACCTGCAAATCCGCTCGGTTTACAAGGTAAGTAACGCACTCACCCTGAACACCATGGCAAATTCCCTGACAGGCAAGGCCCGGATTGGCCTCGAATACCTGCTTAAACGCTCTGGCCCCATGAGCATGGCTCCCTCACAGCTGTGTGCGTTTACCCGCAGTTCAGAAGAATACGACTACGCCAACATCCAGTATCACATCCAACCCCTGAGCCTGGATGCTTTCGGCCAGCCACTGCATAGCTTTCCGGCGATTACCGCAAGCGTGTGCAACCTGAACCCTACCAGCCGGGGCACTGTGCGTATCCGCAGCAGCAACCCTTTTGAGGCGCCAGCTATTGCTCCCAATTATCTGAGCACTGCTGAGGACCGGAAGGTTGCGGCAGACTCATTGCGAGTAACACGCCGCATCGCCGGGCAGCCCGCCTTTGCAAAATATCAGCCTGAGGAATACAAACCTGGAACACAGTATCAGACCGACGAAGAGTTAAGCCGGCTGGCCGGAGACATAGGGACCACGATTTTTCATCCCGTGGGCACCACCCGCATGGGACGGGCAGACGATGCAATGGCCGTTGTGGACTCTCACCTGCGGGTCAGAGGCGTAAAGGGTTTGCGTGTGGCAGACGCGGGGGTGATGCCCGTGATTACCAGTGGCAATACCAACTCCCCAACCCTAATGATTGCCGAGAAAGCGGCAGGGTGGATTCTGAGCGGCGATCAGGCTGTCTGA
- the mtgA gene encoding monofunctional biosynthetic peptidoglycan transglycosylase gives MARKSIVQGVIRGVVWVLFALALLFASLLFLFRYVNPPTSAFIVSYSLAHPRQEVQQQWVSFSEISPWMPLAVVASEDQRFPDHWGIDFAAIRKALAEYHAGEGLRGASTITQQTAKNLFLWNGRSFVRKTLEAGLALAVDGVWPKRRILEVYLNIAEFGPGIYGVEAASRIYFGIPARQLSAAQAARLAAVLPNPEVLSVTEPSAYVRDRVFWIRGQMNQLSGLQYLKDL, from the coding sequence ATGGCCCGGAAATCGATCGTACAAGGGGTTATACGTGGGGTGGTCTGGGTGTTATTCGCTCTGGCCCTGTTATTTGCCTCTCTGCTGTTTCTGTTCCGGTATGTTAACCCGCCAACTTCTGCGTTTATTGTCAGTTACAGTCTGGCCCACCCTCGCCAGGAAGTGCAGCAGCAATGGGTCAGTTTTTCAGAGATTTCTCCGTGGATGCCGCTTGCGGTTGTTGCCAGTGAGGATCAGCGCTTTCCGGATCATTGGGGTATTGATTTTGCAGCTATTCGCAAGGCGCTGGCTGAGTATCACGCGGGTGAAGGGCTCAGAGGGGCCAGCACGATTACCCAGCAGACGGCAAAAAACCTGTTTCTCTGGAATGGTCGCAGCTTTGTTCGTAAAACACTGGAAGCCGGGCTTGCGCTTGCTGTAGACGGGGTTTGGCCGAAACGGAGGATTCTGGAGGTCTATCTCAATATCGCCGAGTTCGGCCCCGGAATATACGGTGTGGAGGCTGCGAGCCGGATCTACTTCGGTATTCCTGCCCGCCAGCTGTCTGCCGCGCAAGCTGCGCGGCTTGCGGCGGTTTTGCCTAACCCTGAAGTGCTGAGTGTTACAGAACCGTCAGCCTATGTCCGGGATAGAGTGTTCTGGATCCGTGGCCAGATGAATCAGCTTTCCGGGTTGCAGTACCTGAAGGATCTCTAG